DNA sequence from the Candidatus Kaistella beijingensis genome:
AAGATTTTCCACTTCGGGTTTTATCGCAGTGTAAAGAAATTTCGCTTTGTCTTTGTCAATCGCTTTGCTGTGTTTTGCGGAATTGTACCATGGTTCCAAAGAATTTTTAAACCATTTGCAGTCGAGTCGGTTCAAAACTTTTTTAATGCTGTAATCGTATTTTTCTGCATTCAAAATTTCATCCATTCTGTCGTTTGCGTGGGTTTCATCTTGAAATTTTGAAACTCTTCTGTCCGCAAAAATAACTTCGGGAGTGATTTTGGATTTTAATACAATTCCTTCCAAAGTTCGGCAACGGGAAAGTGCCACGTACACCTGTCCGGAAGCGAACGATTTTCCCGCATCAATAATCAGTCGGTCAAAAGTAAGTCCCTGACTTTTATGAATCGTAACCGCCCAAGCTAAACGAATCGGATATTGCTTGAAGCTTCCCAAAACATCTTCCGTAATATTTTTTTCCGCATCAAGGGAATATTTTTTCTGCTCCCAAACTTCCTTCTTTAAAACGTAATTTTCGTCGTCGCCCTCAATAATTACGGTGATTTCTTTTTCATCTAAATCGACTACTTCTGCTAATTTTCCGTTGAAATATCTTCGTTCCCCACTTGCATCGTTTCGGATGAACATGATTTGTGCACCGACTTTCAAGTCTAAAACCTCATCGTTTGGATATTGATTTTCATTAAAATTTCCAACGATTTCCGCCTTGTAAGAGTAAGTTTTCCCTGAAAGTTCCGCCAACTTTTTCTGATTGATTTCATCTGCCATTCTGTTGTGGGAAGTGAGATAAACGTAAGGTTCATCGGTCGGTTCAAAATCAGCAATGTATCTTTCGTTCAACGTTTCAAAATCGATGTCGCCAATTTCCCCGTCGCGAATTTCATTGAGAATATCCAGGAATTTTTCATCTTTCTGTCGGTAAACGGTGGTTAATTCAATCGTAATTAATGGTAATTCCTTCAACGCCAAGCTTTCAAAGAAAAAAGGAGAATTGTAGTATTGATTTAAAAGATATTCGTCTCTGACTACCGGTGGAAGTTGGTACAAATCCCCAATAAAAAGCATTTGAACGCCACCAAATTTCTGCTGATTTCTTCGCACATGACGCAGCGAAAAATCCATCATATCCAAAACATCCGCTCGAAGCATGGAAACCTCA
Encoded proteins:
- a CDS encoding helix-turn-helix domain-containing protein; protein product: MNESLFNLAEHTNRSIFLTGKAGTGKTTFLNEFVLKTKKKHIVVAPTGIAAINAGGVTIHSMFGLPPRTFLPTTERIDGNLAMNIADLMHHFKYRKDKLKLLREIEIIIIDEVSMLRADVLDMMDFSLRHVRRNQQKFGGVQMLFIGDLYQLPPVVRDEYLLNQYYNSPFFFESLALKELPLITIELTTVYRQKDEKFLDILNEIRDGEIGDIDFETLNERYIADFEPTDEPYVYLTSHNRMADEINQKKLAELSGKTYSYKAEIVGNFNENQYPNDEVLDLKVGAQIMFIRNDASGERRYFNGKLAEVVDLDEKEITVIIEGDDENYVLKKEVWEQKKYSLDAEKNITEDVLGSFKQYPIRLAWAVTIHKSQGLTFDRLIIDAGKSFASGQVYVALSRCRTLEGIVLKSKITPEVIFADRRVSKFQDETHANDRMDEILNAEKYDYSIKKVLNRLDCKWFKNSLEPWYNSAKHSKAIDKDKAKFLYTAIKPEVENLASVFEKFEKVILQKTQKFVQGNEDWSEIETKTKGAVNFFFKNVNEKIFSQLLDFYAENKGTKGLKQYNEDFRVFLDDLEDYLNDLKKVHLLETPLFDVENDVKVTTKIAKVPSHILSFQLFEEGKTIPEIAKERGLVTETIFGHLAKFAGQGLLDLPRIFDKEKLKTFEKEFDQNWEKHQSLSDWKNALPKEFEFNEIRLLLNHYEFKRAK